The Sphingobacterium bambusae genome includes a window with the following:
- a CDS encoding polysaccharide lyase, with protein sequence MNKKLISGLLIGISLLTLQTVKAQYPKIPEDVKKASEEMMKRATKQSDDAWGKALPVIEAYAKQGKPYIPWAGRPTDLPQAEIPAFPGAEGGGKYSFGGRGGKVIVVTSLEDNGPGSLREACEQGGPRIIVFNVAGIIRLKTPLIIRAPYITIAGQSAPGDGVCVAGESVWINTHDVLIRHMRFRRGETYVGRRDDAIGGNPVGNIMIDHVSASWGLDENMSMYRHMYNDSTGKQEEKRGTVNITIQNSIFSEALDTWNHAFGSTLGGENCTFMRNLWANNAARNPSIGWNGIFNFANNVIYNWVHRAIDGGDYQATYNIFNNYFKPGPATPAGQPISYRILKPESGRSKLPYVVFGRAYVSGNIVEGNEQVTTDNWNGGVQLENKAGNGMTFEEATPYFAAMKAAKPFPHAEFNIMSAEQSYDYVLENAGATLPKRDPVDLRIVKEVRDGKPTPLKNVTLPEKDFEHRRLPKDSYKVGIITDIAQVGGYPVYKGKTYKDTDNDGIPDEAEIKMGLNPKDASDSAKITESGYANIEIYLNELTSK encoded by the coding sequence ATGAATAAGAAGTTGATATCAGGTCTGCTGATAGGGATAAGTTTGTTGACGCTACAAACGGTGAAAGCGCAGTACCCCAAGATTCCGGAAGACGTTAAGAAAGCATCCGAGGAAATGATGAAGCGTGCGACAAAGCAGTCTGATGATGCTTGGGGAAAAGCGTTGCCCGTTATAGAAGCTTATGCAAAGCAAGGAAAGCCTTATATTCCTTGGGCTGGTCGTCCTACCGATCTGCCGCAGGCAGAGATTCCTGCATTTCCTGGTGCAGAGGGAGGCGGTAAATACAGTTTTGGTGGCCGCGGAGGTAAGGTTATCGTCGTCACAAGTTTGGAAGATAACGGACCGGGATCACTGCGGGAAGCTTGCGAGCAAGGAGGGCCACGTATTATCGTGTTCAACGTGGCTGGGATTATACGCTTAAAAACTCCGTTGATCATCCGCGCGCCCTACATCACCATAGCTGGTCAGTCAGCTCCTGGCGATGGTGTCTGTGTCGCCGGCGAATCGGTATGGATCAATACGCATGATGTACTTATCCGTCATATGCGGTTCCGCCGTGGCGAAACCTACGTTGGTCGGCGCGATGATGCGATCGGCGGCAATCCGGTGGGCAATATTATGATCGACCACGTATCTGCCAGTTGGGGCTTGGACGAAAATATGTCAATGTATCGGCATATGTATAATGACAGTACAGGTAAGCAAGAAGAAAAGCGCGGGACGGTTAACATCACGATTCAAAACTCTATCTTTTCTGAAGCGCTAGATACGTGGAACCATGCCTTTGGTAGTACCCTTGGTGGCGAAAACTGTACGTTCATGCGTAACCTATGGGCTAATAACGCCGCTAGAAATCCATCTATTGGATGGAATGGAATTTTCAACTTTGCCAATAACGTGATTTACAACTGGGTGCATCGGGCCATAGACGGTGGTGATTATCAAGCGACCTACAACATCTTTAACAATTACTTTAAGCCAGGGCCCGCTACACCAGCAGGACAGCCCATCAGCTACCGTATCTTGAAGCCTGAATCTGGCCGGAGCAAGCTGCCATACGTGGTTTTTGGACGTGCCTATGTGTCGGGGAACATTGTGGAAGGAAACGAGCAAGTAACAACGGACAATTGGAACGGAGGTGTGCAGCTGGAAAACAAAGCAGGCAATGGCATGACCTTCGAGGAAGCTACGCCCTATTTTGCGGCCATGAAGGCGGCAAAGCCATTTCCACATGCGGAGTTTAATATCATGAGTGCGGAACAGTCATACGACTACGTTTTGGAAAATGCAGGAGCAACGCTACCGAAGCGTGACCCCGTCGATTTGCGTATCGTCAAAGAGGTGCGTGACGGAAAACCAACACCCTTAAAAAATGTAACCTTGCCGGAGAAGGATTTTGAACACCGTCGCCTGCCGAAGGATTCTTACAAAGTAGGTATCATCACCGATATTGCGCAGGTAGGTGGATATCCTGTGTACAAGGGCAAAACCTATAAAGACACGGATAACGACGGCATTCCCGATGAGGCAGAAATCAAGATGGGCTTAAACCCTAAAGACGCTAGTGACTCGGCCAAAATTACGGAATCGGGCTATGCAAACATCGAAATCTATTTAAATGAACTGACTTCAAAATAG
- a CDS encoding polysaccharide lyase gives MRLSLRNTFIALVCTLPMWAHAQYPVVPDSLKAIAAQREKLEQLRADKAWEKAQAVMKAEGKPYLPDAAKPEDLPQATIPAFPGAEGGGAYTTGGRGGRVMVVTSLADNGPGTLREACESGGARIVVFNVAGIIQLETPITIQAPYITIAGQTAPGDGVCVAGESFLIDTHDVIVRFMRFRRGTTDVTRRDDALGGNGVGNIIIDHVSASWGLDENMSMYRHVYDREGQNLKLPTVNITIQNSIFSEALDTYNHAFGSTIGGLNSTFMRNLWASNISRNPSVGMYGDFGFVNNVVWNWWNRTADGGDHRSFYNFINNYYKPGPITPVGEPISYRILKPESGRDKEFANTFGKAFVGGNVIEGNAKVTKDNWDGGVQPDADPAVLAKIRVDKPFPLAAFGKIMTAEQSYTYVLDNVGATLPKRDAVDQRIVRQVKTGKVFYKESKEVIATSPYVKRRLPADSYKQGIITDIRQVGGYPVYKGKPYKDSDNDGLPDDYERKVGLDPNNPKDASVISNTGYAHIENFLNSVVPLKTVKPQ, from the coding sequence ATGCGTTTATCCTTAAGAAATACCTTCATTGCTTTGGTATGTACCCTGCCTATGTGGGCACATGCACAATATCCAGTTGTTCCCGACTCGCTCAAAGCGATAGCTGCACAACGCGAAAAATTGGAACAGCTCCGCGCGGATAAAGCTTGGGAAAAAGCACAGGCAGTTATGAAAGCAGAAGGTAAACCTTATCTTCCGGACGCCGCCAAACCAGAAGATTTGCCACAAGCAACAATCCCCGCATTTCCGGGAGCTGAAGGCGGCGGAGCCTACACCACAGGTGGGCGTGGTGGCCGTGTAATGGTGGTTACCAGTCTGGCCGACAACGGCCCTGGAACACTGCGCGAAGCTTGCGAAAGCGGTGGTGCACGGATCGTTGTGTTTAACGTAGCCGGTATTATCCAATTGGAAACACCTATCACCATACAGGCTCCATATATCACGATTGCCGGACAAACGGCTCCCGGCGATGGGGTCTGTGTTGCCGGCGAATCCTTCCTGATCGACACACACGATGTGATCGTGCGCTTTATGCGTTTTCGTCGCGGAACGACAGATGTAACTCGCCGCGATGATGCCTTGGGCGGCAATGGTGTGGGCAATATTATCATCGACCATGTTTCCGCTAGCTGGGGATTGGATGAAAATATGTCCATGTATCGACATGTGTACGATCGTGAAGGACAGAACCTGAAATTGCCGACAGTAAATATCACCATCCAAAATTCGATCTTTTCGGAAGCTTTAGATACCTATAACCATGCCTTTGGAAGTACGATCGGCGGGTTGAACAGCACCTTTATGCGCAACCTTTGGGCTTCAAATATCAGTCGAAACCCTTCGGTAGGTATGTATGGCGACTTTGGTTTCGTCAATAATGTGGTGTGGAACTGGTGGAATCGTACAGCGGATGGCGGCGATCATCGCTCTTTCTATAATTTTATCAATAATTATTACAAGCCGGGACCGATAACGCCGGTGGGTGAACCTATCTCATACCGCATTCTGAAGCCGGAATCTGGGCGTGACAAAGAATTTGCGAATACCTTTGGGAAAGCATTTGTAGGAGGGAATGTGATCGAAGGCAATGCCAAGGTTACAAAAGATAATTGGGATGGAGGGGTACAACCCGATGCAGATCCAGCCGTGTTGGCGAAAATTAGGGTGGATAAACCATTTCCTCTTGCTGCTTTTGGCAAGATTATGACCGCCGAACAGTCATATACCTATGTACTAGATAATGTGGGGGCAACCTTGCCCAAGCGTGATGCGGTAGATCAACGTATCGTTAGGCAGGTGAAAACGGGAAAAGTATTTTACAAAGAAAGTAAAGAAGTAATTGCAACCTCACCTTACGTAAAGCGCCGACTGCCCGCAGATTCCTATAAGCAAGGTATCATCACTGATATCCGGCAGGTGGGCGGTTATCCGGTTTATAAAGGGAAACCATATAAAGATTCTGATAACGATGGTCTTCCAGATGATTATGAACGAAAGGTAGGACTAGACCCGAACAATCCAAAGGATGCTTCGGTAATCAGTAATACAGGGTACGCGCACATCGAAAATTTTTTGAATAGCGTAGTTCCGCTAAAGACAGTCAAGCCCCAGTAA
- a CDS encoding RagB/SusD family nutrient uptake outer membrane protein, translating into MKKYIYITIILTAALLASSCTADFLEDKRDLTGVNEDVFKDPVLAQAYVDYVYGLFLPANNGTGFMATQTASDNGSYSTIFAQTSDELAGETDFNKEWPLISNINNHANKYFGQRMGTNISNNTWTRLRQINMFLTEVEKYGLADDVKNPLKGQLYFWRAWQYFELMRLYGGVPIVLEAQNPAVGNNEENSIPRSTSSETIAQINADIDQAIALLPGRWDGANWGRITSGAAAALRGRVMLTWASPQFNPNDDASRWQLAYDANVEAKKLLEQNGFGLFKEGNLANGDAWGRMWFKEVDNAEAVIVFGFNNVAKGGNFTKNSGWEQAIRPREINGAGSVSPTRQIVESFPMRDGKAIDDNTSAYSYDPNKFYKNRDPRFYKSFAYNGAIWPYGANPNFKVWTYAWKKDSNASTAYTSTETKGANASGIYICKSSNIAASNNINNFEESGTDFMEMRFAEVLLNLAESAIGIGRLSEGLQGIVSIRERAGLENNDGSYGLGNVAGSRDQLFKAVLNERKIEFAYEGKRFYDLRRWMLFDDATGMNTRLGIPVLNGTRRTGYTIKVKTSNGEYFGAGDPLLLANGSAPVADRNTTSYPAGITTYEQYLDYLYDNHFVVSVKDDLDRTNASPRWTFKWYPEYYYFGIHQTILDASPYLEQTKGWNSLNGVGNFDPLL; encoded by the coding sequence ATGAAAAAGTACATATATATTACTATCATATTAACCGCCGCTCTTTTAGCAAGTTCCTGTACGGCAGATTTTCTCGAAGACAAACGCGATTTAACTGGGGTGAACGAGGATGTGTTCAAGGATCCGGTATTGGCACAAGCCTATGTGGATTATGTTTATGGTCTTTTCCTTCCAGCCAATAACGGAACCGGATTTATGGCAACGCAGACAGCCTCCGACAACGGTTCCTATAGTACTATCTTCGCACAAACTTCGGACGAATTGGCCGGAGAGACAGATTTCAACAAGGAATGGCCATTAATATCCAATATAAACAACCACGCTAACAAATATTTTGGCCAGCGGATGGGAACGAACATCAGCAATAATACTTGGACGCGATTACGGCAGATTAACATGTTTTTAACGGAGGTAGAAAAATATGGCTTGGCCGATGATGTTAAAAATCCGCTTAAGGGACAATTGTATTTTTGGCGTGCCTGGCAATATTTTGAGCTAATGCGCTTATATGGAGGAGTACCTATCGTATTGGAGGCACAGAATCCGGCGGTAGGGAATAATGAAGAAAATTCAATTCCAAGAAGCACAAGTTCGGAGACCATTGCGCAGATCAATGCAGATATCGATCAGGCAATAGCGTTGCTGCCCGGAAGGTGGGACGGCGCTAACTGGGGGCGGATTACCAGTGGAGCAGCGGCTGCTTTGCGAGGACGGGTTATGCTAACATGGGCAAGCCCACAGTTTAACCCCAATGACGATGCGTCACGATGGCAGCTAGCTTATGATGCTAACGTAGAAGCAAAAAAACTACTGGAACAAAATGGTTTTGGATTGTTTAAAGAAGGTAACCTAGCTAATGGAGATGCTTGGGGAAGGATGTGGTTTAAGGAAGTCGACAATGCAGAAGCGGTGATCGTATTTGGGTTTAACAACGTTGCCAAAGGAGGTAATTTTACAAAAAATAGCGGTTGGGAACAGGCTATACGTCCTCGAGAAATAAATGGTGCGGGTTCAGTTTCACCAACTCGGCAGATTGTAGAATCTTTCCCGATGAGAGATGGCAAGGCCATAGACGACAATACTTCCGCCTACAGCTATGACCCCAATAAATTCTATAAAAACCGAGATCCTCGCTTCTATAAATCATTCGCTTATAATGGTGCCATCTGGCCCTATGGCGCAAATCCTAACTTTAAGGTATGGACTTACGCATGGAAAAAAGATAGCAACGCGAGCACGGCCTATACCTCTACGGAAACAAAAGGTGCAAATGCCAGCGGCATCTATATCTGTAAATCTTCCAATATCGCAGCAAGTAATAATATCAATAATTTCGAAGAGAGTGGAACCGATTTCATGGAGATGCGCTTTGCGGAAGTGTTGCTTAACCTGGCTGAAAGTGCCATCGGTATTGGTCGCTTAAGCGAAGGCTTGCAGGGAATCGTATCTATTCGCGAGCGTGCCGGCTTGGAGAACAATGACGGTTCTTATGGACTGGGCAATGTGGCCGGCAGCAGAGATCAGCTTTTTAAAGCCGTGTTAAACGAACGTAAAATCGAGTTCGCCTATGAGGGAAAGCGCTTTTATGATTTAAGACGTTGGATGTTGTTTGATGATGCTACAGGTATGAATACGCGTTTGGGTATTCCGGTGTTGAACGGGACACGACGTACAGGCTATACGATAAAAGTGAAAACAAGTAACGGTGAATATTTTGGAGCCGGAGACCCTCTGCTGCTCGCAAATGGAAGCGCACCTGTCGCCGATCGTAATACGACATCCTATCCCGCGGGAATCACCACCTACGAGCAGTACCTGGATTACCTGTACGACAATCATTTTGTCGTCAGTGTGAAAGATGATTTGGATCGTACCAATGCCTCTCCACGCTGGACATTTAAATGGTACCCTGAGTATTATTATTTCGGGATACACCAAACGATTTTGGATGCATCTCCCTACTTAGAACAAACGAAAGGTTGGAACAGTCTAAATGGTGTTGGCAACTTTGATCCCTTGCTTTAA